Proteins co-encoded in one Streptococcus parauberis NCFD 2020 genomic window:
- the grpE gene encoding nucleotide exchange factor GrpE — MSKHTNDDIKNEELNEELNEDLNQTTEEVVDTDQTVEEVPEEEKAPEKSELDLAKERAEEFENKYLRAHAEMQNIQRRATEERQTIQRYRSQDLAKKILPSLDNLERALAVEGLTEDVKKGIEMVQESLLNALKEEGIEEVPVETFDHNLHMAIQTMPSDDDHPADSIAQVFQKGYKLHERLLRPAMVVVYN, encoded by the coding sequence TTGTCAAAACATACAAATGATGACATCAAAAACGAAGAACTGAACGAAGAACTGAATGAGGATTTAAATCAAACAACTGAAGAAGTTGTTGACACTGATCAAACAGTTGAGGAAGTTCCTGAAGAGGAAAAAGCTCCTGAAAAAAGTGAGCTTGACTTAGCTAAGGAACGGGCTGAGGAATTTGAAAATAAATACCTTCGGGCTCATGCCGAAATGCAAAATATCCAACGTCGAGCTACTGAAGAACGCCAAACGATTCAACGTTATCGTTCGCAAGACCTTGCTAAAAAAATCTTGCCAAGTCTAGATAACTTAGAACGTGCACTGGCTGTTGAAGGCTTGACAGAAGATGTTAAAAAAGGTATAGAAATGGTTCAAGAAAGTCTACTTAATGCCCTTAAAGAAGAAGGCATTGAAGAAGTCCCTGTTGAAACATTTGACCACAACTTGCATATGGCTATTCAAACTATGCCATCCGATGATGACCATCCAGCTGATTCTATTGCTCAAGTTTTTCAAAAGGGTTATAAACTCCACGAACGCTTGTTAAGACCAGCAATGGTAGTAGTTTACAACTAG
- a CDS encoding M15 family metallopeptidase: protein MKNKNLVLLAGKILVVFLFLSGLYLFIREDNPNQTVRQNKVNLTKDKKHTTSNKKITGLPKVSPKDWELVLVNRDHPTEEMNPTVADFNGIQLDSRIVEDAAGFLAAAQAIDPEEHVISGYRSVDTQAQLYQSYIDQEKANNPYLTDTEAEKLVQTYSQPAGASEHMTGLAMDMGTSNYLNQSHAETVKQIVALAADYGFVLRFPEGKENITGVGYEDWHYRYVGKASAKYMARHKLTLEEYITLLKENQ from the coding sequence ATGAAAAATAAAAACTTAGTCCTATTAGCAGGAAAAATCCTTGTTGTTTTCTTGTTCTTAAGTGGTCTGTACCTCTTTATTAGAGAAGATAATCCTAATCAGACCGTACGTCAGAACAAAGTTAATTTAACCAAAGATAAAAAGCATACAACAAGTAACAAGAAAATTACTGGGCTACCTAAGGTGTCGCCGAAAGACTGGGAACTAGTCCTAGTTAATAGGGACCATCCGACAGAGGAAATGAATCCGACAGTTGCTGATTTTAATGGCATTCAGTTAGACTCACGAATTGTTGAGGATGCGGCCGGATTTCTAGCAGCTGCGCAAGCCATTGACCCCGAAGAACATGTCATTTCAGGATACCGAAGTGTCGATACCCAAGCGCAACTTTATCAGTCTTACATCGATCAAGAGAAGGCGAATAACCCATACTTAACCGATACTGAGGCTGAAAAGTTAGTACAAACCTATTCCCAACCAGCTGGGGCCAGTGAACATATGACTGGTTTAGCCATGGATATGGGGACTTCCAATTATCTGAATCAAAGTCATGCTGAGACAGTTAAACAAATTGTTGCTCTTGCTGCTGACTATGGCTTTGTTCTGCGTTTTCCTGAAGGGAAAGAGAACATCACAGGTGTTGGTTATGAGGATTGGCATTACCGTTATGTGGGAAAAGCATCTGCTAAGTACATGGCTAGGCATAAGCTGACGCTAGAAGAATACATTACCTTATTGAAGGAGAATCAATGA
- the hrcA gene encoding heat-inducible transcriptional repressor HrcA, with amino-acid sequence MITERQNEILNLIVDLFTQTHEPVGSKALQASIESSSATIRNEMAKLEKMGLLEKAHTSSGRMPSPAGFKFFVEHSLSLDSIDEHDVYQMVKAFDFEAFNLEDILKKASQVLAEITGYSVAILDVEPARQKLTGFDIVQLSTHDALAVLNLDDSKALTVQFAIPKNFLARDLLKLKEIVDERLTGRDLLDVHYKLRTEIPQVLQKYFIITDNVSDLFDYIFSSLFQETIFVSGKVNALGYAGIETYQFLDSEQALAISIRQGMAENEMATVQVADSSEPALADLSLLTYKFLIPYRGFGLLSLIGPIDMNYRRNVSLINVVGRILAMKLRDYYRYLNSNHYEVNEF; translated from the coding sequence ATGATAACAGAACGTCAAAATGAAATTCTTAATCTAATTGTTGACCTCTTTACTCAAACACATGAACCTGTTGGGTCAAAAGCGCTCCAAGCCAGTATCGAATCAAGCAGTGCAACTATTAGGAACGAGATGGCTAAACTAGAAAAAATGGGATTACTTGAAAAAGCTCATACTTCTAGCGGACGCATGCCGAGTCCAGCTGGCTTTAAATTTTTTGTAGAGCATTCTTTGAGTCTTGATAGCATTGACGAACATGATGTTTATCAGATGGTTAAAGCTTTTGATTTCGAAGCTTTCAATTTAGAGGATATCTTAAAAAAAGCCAGTCAGGTTCTAGCAGAAATTACGGGTTACAGCGTAGCCATTCTTGATGTGGAACCGGCACGACAAAAATTGACGGGGTTTGACATCGTTCAATTGTCGACGCATGATGCTTTAGCTGTTTTAAACTTAGATGACTCCAAAGCACTAACTGTTCAGTTTGCAATTCCGAAAAATTTCTTGGCGCGTGATTTGCTCAAGTTAAAAGAAATTGTTGACGAACGGCTGACGGGTCGGGATTTGTTAGATGTGCATTATAAGCTAAGGACTGAAATCCCTCAAGTTCTACAGAAATATTTCATAATTACGGATAATGTTTCCGACTTATTTGATTATATTTTCAGTAGTCTTTTTCAGGAAACGATTTTTGTTTCTGGGAAGGTAAATGCTCTTGGGTATGCGGGAATTGAAACCTATCAATTCTTAGATAGTGAACAAGCTCTAGCAATTTCAATCAGGCAGGGGATGGCAGAGAATGAAATGGCTACTGTTCAGGTAGCTGATAGTAGTGAACCTGCTTTAGCCGATTTAAGTTTACTTACTTACAAATTCTTAATTCCTTATAGAGGGTTTGGTTTACTCAGCTTGATTGGTCCAATTGACATGAATTATCGTCGGAATGTCAGCTTAATTAATGTTGTTGGACGGATATTAGCTATGAAGTTGCGAGACTACTACCGTTATCTTAATAGTAACCACTATGAAGTTAATGAATTTTAA
- the gatB gene encoding Asp-tRNA(Asn)/Glu-tRNA(Gln) amidotransferase subunit GatB: MNFETIIGLEVHVELNTNSKIFSPSSAHFGNEANANTNVIDWSFPGVLPVINKGVIEAGIKTALALNMDIHQEMHFDRKNYFYPDNPKAYQISQFDEPIGYNGWIEVQLEDGSKKKIRIERAHLEEDAGKNTHGTDGYSYVDLNRQGVPLIEIVSEADMRSPEEAYAYLTALKEIIQYTGISDVKMEEGSMRVDANISLRPYGQEKFGTKTELKNLNSFSNVRKGLEHEVERQAKILRSGGIIRQETRRYDEANKGTILMRVKEGAADYRYFPEPDLPLYEIDQAWIEEMRGQLPQFPAERRDKYVSQLGLSDYDASQLTATKDLSDFFEAAVIIGGDAKQVSNWLQGEVAQFLNAEGKTISQIELTPENLVEMIAIIADGTISSKIAKKVFVHLAKNGGSAREYVEKAGLVQISAPEVLIPIIHQVFADNEAAVADFKSGKRNADKAFTGFLMKATKGQANPQVAQQLLAQELQKLLA, encoded by the coding sequence ATGAATTTTGAAACAATCATTGGTCTTGAAGTCCATGTTGAACTAAACACAAATTCAAAAATTTTCTCACCTTCATCTGCCCACTTTGGGAACGAAGCTAACGCAAACACCAATGTTATTGACTGGTCATTCCCAGGGGTTCTCCCAGTCATTAACAAGGGTGTCATTGAGGCGGGTATCAAAACTGCGCTGGCACTAAATATGGATATCCACCAAGAAATGCATTTTGACCGCAAGAATTATTTCTACCCTGATAATCCCAAAGCCTACCAAATTTCTCAATTTGATGAGCCAATTGGTTACAATGGTTGGATCGAAGTGCAGTTGGAAGATGGCTCTAAGAAGAAAATTCGTATCGAACGTGCCCACTTAGAGGAAGATGCTGGTAAAAACACGCACGGAACTGATGGCTATAGTTATGTTGACTTAAACCGTCAGGGTGTCCCATTAATCGAAATCGTTTCTGAAGCTGATATGAGATCGCCTGAGGAAGCCTATGCCTACTTAACAGCTCTTAAAGAAATCATTCAGTATACTGGAATTTCGGATGTTAAGATGGAAGAAGGTTCAATGCGCGTGGATGCCAATATTTCTCTACGTCCTTATGGACAAGAAAAATTTGGTACCAAAACCGAATTGAAAAACCTAAACTCATTCTCAAATGTTCGAAAAGGTTTAGAACATGAAGTTGAGCGTCAGGCTAAGATTCTTCGTTCTGGTGGGATTATCCGTCAAGAGACACGTCGTTATGATGAAGCCAATAAGGGAACTATCTTAATGCGTGTCAAAGAAGGTGCAGCAGATTACCGCTACTTCCCAGAGCCTGACCTACCATTGTATGAAATTGACCAAGCTTGGATTGAGGAAATGCGTGGTCAATTACCACAATTCCCTGCTGAGCGTCGTGACAAATATGTCAGCCAACTTGGTTTATCAGATTATGATGCTAGTCAGTTAACAGCTACTAAAGATTTGTCAGATTTCTTTGAAGCAGCTGTTATTATTGGTGGTGATGCCAAGCAAGTTTCTAACTGGTTACAAGGTGAAGTGGCTCAATTCTTGAATGCTGAAGGTAAGACAATTAGCCAAATTGAATTAACACCAGAAAACTTAGTTGAAATGATTGCCATTATTGCTGATGGTACGATTTCATCGAAGATTGCTAAGAAGGTTTTTGTTCACTTAGCAAAAAATGGTGGTTCAGCTAGAGAATATGTTGAAAAAGCTGGTTTAGTACAAATTTCTGCCCCAGAAGTCTTGATTCCAATAATTCATCAAGTTTTTGCTGACAATGAAGCAGCAGTGGCTGACTTTAAATCAGGTAAACGTAATGCGGATAAAGCCTTTACTGGTTTCTTGATGAAAGCAACTAAAGGACAGGCTAACCCACAAGTAGCTCAACAGTTATTAGCTCAAGAATTACAAAAATTATTAGCTTAA
- a CDS encoding DMT family transporter, with translation MVINKGSLMVLFAGIAWGLSGVSGQYLMLHGVEVNLLTSLRLMISGSVLCVMAFMTQKEKMLRVLASPNILLNIFMFSILGLLMNQYTYMNAIKHTNAGTATVLQYLSPVLIMSVVAINEKRMPSVAEGLSIIFAILGTAVIATHGQLGSLAITPEGLVWGLISAITATLYVLMPARLIEKWGSLVVIGLAMIFSGSLFTVIVRPWRYNMDLTTGNSIALFGLIAIGTIFAYTFFLKGASLVGPVKGTLLAAVEPVASVLFAVVLLSEFFYPMDLIGMFFIMMAVLLISLRDFILLRRQKRLQDLS, from the coding sequence ATGGTGATAAATAAAGGTTCTTTAATGGTCTTGTTTGCAGGAATTGCTTGGGGTCTATCAGGCGTATCAGGACAATATCTGATGTTACATGGAGTAGAGGTGAATTTACTAACATCTCTTCGTCTGATGATTTCAGGTTCAGTGCTCTGTGTAATGGCCTTTATGACACAGAAAGAAAAAATGCTACGTGTGCTTGCTAGTCCAAATATCCTGCTTAACATTTTCATGTTTAGTATCCTTGGATTATTGATGAATCAGTATACCTATATGAATGCAATTAAGCATACCAATGCCGGAACAGCAACTGTTCTTCAATATTTGTCACCGGTTTTAATTATGTCAGTTGTTGCGATCAATGAAAAACGTATGCCAAGTGTAGCAGAAGGTCTTTCAATTATTTTTGCTATTCTGGGGACGGCCGTGATTGCCACTCATGGTCAGCTAGGCAGCTTAGCCATTACCCCGGAGGGATTAGTTTGGGGACTTATTTCAGCTATCACCGCCACTCTCTATGTTTTGATGCCGGCGCGCTTGATTGAAAAATGGGGAAGTCTGGTCGTGATTGGCCTAGCCATGATTTTTTCGGGGTCGCTTTTCACCGTCATCGTTCGGCCTTGGCGCTATAATATGGATCTGACAACTGGCAACAGCATTGCCCTCTTTGGTCTGATTGCAATTGGCACCATCTTTGCTTATACCTTTTTCTTGAAGGGAGCAAGTCTGGTAGGTCCCGTTAAAGGAACGCTTCTTGCCGCAGTTGAACCTGTTGCTTCCGTGCTATTTGCAGTGGTTCTTCTTTCCGAGTTTTTCTATCCTATGGATTTGATTGGCATGTTTTTTATTATGATGGCTGTACTTTTGATTTCATTACGGGATTTCATTTTGTTAAGACGGCAAAAACGGCTGCAAGACTTAAGCTGA
- the gatC gene encoding Asp-tRNA(Asn)/Glu-tRNA(Gln) amidotransferase subunit GatC, with amino-acid sequence MKISEEEVRHVATLSKLSFTDQETSEFATTLTKIVEMVEMLNEVDTEGVAVTSTMADRKNVMRQDVAEKGTDLDLLFKNVPEKENNFIKVPAILEDGGDA; translated from the coding sequence ATGAAAATTTCTGAAGAAGAAGTTCGCCATGTAGCGACACTATCAAAATTATCATTTACTGACCAAGAAACAAGTGAATTTGCCACAACCTTGACAAAAATTGTTGAAATGGTTGAAATGTTAAATGAAGTTGATACAGAAGGTGTTGCCGTTACATCAACAATGGCAGACCGTAAAAATGTTATGCGTCAAGATGTTGCTGAAAAAGGAACTGACCTTGATTTGTTATTTAAAAATGTACCAGAAAAAGAAAATAATTTTATCAAAGTACCAGCAATCTTAGAAGATGGAGGAGATGCATAA
- a CDS encoding phosphoribosylaminoimidazolesuccinocarboxamide synthase, which translates to MEKIYTGKTKDVFEIDDKTVLLHFKDDVTGKDGVFDPGENQVGLQIEGAGRSAISMTQFFYQKLNELGLNTHFVSADLAKNEAVVRKAKVFGKGLEVIVRYRAVGSFIRRYGDYIESGTVIPPYVEVTLKDDKRNDPLITADALDTLYILSLAQYDELKQLALQIGEVVKAELAKKDLELYDIKFEFGEIDGKVALIDEISGGNMRAYKDGEYILPLDLEKLLLG; encoded by the coding sequence ATGGAAAAGATTTACACAGGAAAAACTAAAGATGTTTTTGAAATTGATGATAAAACCGTTCTTTTACATTTTAAAGATGATGTGACAGGTAAAGATGGTGTTTTTGATCCAGGTGAAAATCAAGTTGGTTTACAAATTGAAGGAGCAGGACGTTCTGCTATCTCAATGACACAATTCTTTTATCAAAAATTAAATGAGCTAGGACTAAACACACATTTCGTTTCAGCTGATTTAGCAAAAAATGAAGCTGTTGTTCGCAAAGCAAAGGTATTTGGAAAAGGTTTAGAAGTTATTGTACGTTATCGTGCTGTGGGCTCTTTCATCCGTCGTTACGGTGATTACATTGAATCAGGAACAGTAATTCCTCCATATGTCGAAGTTACATTGAAGGATGATAAACGTAATGATCCATTAATTACAGCTGATGCTTTAGATACTTTATATATCTTATCGTTAGCTCAATATGATGAATTGAAACAATTGGCCTTGCAAATTGGTGAAGTTGTCAAAGCTGAATTAGCTAAAAAAGACTTGGAACTTTATGATATCAAATTTGAATTTGGTGAAATTGATGGTAAAGTAGCTCTCATTGATGAAATTTCAGGTGGCAATATGCGCGCCTATAAAGATGGTGAGTATATTCTTCCATTAGATCTAGAAAAATTGCTTTTAGGTTAG
- a CDS encoding GlsB/YeaQ/YmgE family stress response membrane protein, giving the protein MIGSLIVGAIIGMIAGKITDKGGQMGCLANILAGLAGSYVGQRLLGNWGPHLAGMAILPSIVGACIVVALISALLGKK; this is encoded by the coding sequence ATGATTGGATCATTAATCGTTGGGGCTATCATCGGAATGATTGCAGGGAAAATTACAGATAAAGGTGGACAAATGGGATGCTTGGCTAATATCCTTGCTGGTTTAGCTGGTTCATATGTGGGTCAAAGATTACTTGGTAATTGGGGACCACATTTAGCTGGCATGGCAATCTTACCATCAATTGTTGGTGCCTGTATCGTTGTCGCACTCATCTCTGCCCTTTTAGGGAAAAAATAA
- the gatA gene encoding Asp-tRNA(Asn)/Glu-tRNA(Gln) amidotransferase subunit GatA, with protein MSYNHFTVDQLHELLVTKEITVRQLIEATIADIKEREEVIGSFITIAEDQALAAADAIDEKGIDPENVMAGIPLVVKDNISTKDILTTAGSKMLYNYEPIFDATVITNAKAKDMIIIGKANMDEFAMGGSTETSYFKKTKNTWDHTKVPGGSSGGSATSVASGQAPLSLGSDTGGSIRQPAAFNGVVGMKPTYGTISRFGLIAFGSSLDQIGPFSKTVKENAQLMNVLASPDEKDSTSAPVRIADFTSKIGQDIKGMKIALPKEYLGEGIDPEIKDNVLAAAKQFEELGATVEEVSLPHSKYGVAVYYIIASSEASSNLQRFDGIRYGYRAEDATSLDDIYVKTRSQGFGDEVKRRIMLGTFSLSSGYYDAYFKKAGRVRTLIIQDFEKVFANYDLIIGPATPSPAFGLDTLNHDPVSMYLADLLTIPVNLAGIPGISIPSGFVDGLPVGIQLIGPKYSEETVYQAAAAFEAATDYHTKRPSIFGGDK; from the coding sequence ATGTCATATAATCACTTTACTGTTGACCAATTACATGAACTCCTCGTCACCAAAGAAATTACTGTTCGTCAATTAATTGAAGCTACTATTGCTGATATTAAAGAACGTGAGGAAGTAATTGGTTCTTTTATCACAATTGCTGAAGATCAAGCACTTGCTGCTGCTGATGCCATTGATGAAAAAGGGATTGATCCTGAAAATGTGATGGCTGGGATTCCTTTGGTTGTTAAAGACAATATCTCGACAAAAGATATCTTAACAACAGCTGGGTCAAAAATGCTTTATAATTATGAACCAATTTTTGATGCTACAGTTATTACTAATGCCAAAGCTAAAGATATGATAATCATTGGGAAAGCAAACATGGATGAATTTGCTATGGGAGGCTCAACCGAAACATCATATTTTAAGAAAACAAAAAATACTTGGGACCACACTAAAGTACCTGGTGGTTCATCAGGTGGTTCAGCCACTTCAGTTGCTTCCGGTCAAGCTCCTTTATCTTTAGGATCTGATACGGGTGGTTCAATCCGTCAACCTGCAGCCTTCAATGGGGTAGTTGGGATGAAACCAACCTACGGAACCATTTCACGCTTTGGCTTAATTGCTTTTGGTAGCTCATTAGACCAAATTGGCCCATTTTCGAAAACAGTTAAAGAAAATGCCCAATTAATGAATGTCTTAGCTAGTCCAGATGAAAAAGATTCAACTTCAGCACCAGTCAGAATTGCTGATTTTACTTCTAAAATTGGACAAGACATTAAAGGAATGAAGATTGCCCTTCCTAAAGAATATCTGGGTGAAGGTATTGACCCTGAAATCAAAGACAACGTTTTAGCAGCTGCTAAACAATTTGAAGAACTTGGTGCAACGGTTGAAGAAGTTAGTCTACCACATAGCAAATACGGCGTAGCTGTTTACTATATTATTGCCTCATCTGAAGCATCATCAAATCTTCAACGTTTCGATGGTATTCGTTATGGCTACCGTGCCGAAGATGCAACAAGTCTAGATGACATCTATGTTAAAACACGTAGTCAAGGCTTTGGTGATGAAGTTAAGCGACGGATTATGCTTGGAACCTTTAGTTTGTCTTCAGGTTATTATGATGCCTATTTTAAAAAAGCAGGACGTGTCCGTACTTTGATTATTCAAGACTTTGAAAAAGTATTTGCTAACTATGATTTAATCATTGGCCCAGCTACACCAAGTCCAGCCTTTGGACTTGATACACTTAACCATGACCCAGTTTCAATGTATCTTGCTGACCTTTTAACTATTCCAGTTAACTTAGCCGGTATCCCAGGTATTTCAATCCCTTCAGGATTCGTTGATGGCTTACCAGTCGGTATTCAATTGATTGGACCTAAGTACAGCGAAGAAACTGTTTACCAAGCTGCGGCAGCATTTGAAGCTGCGACAGATTATCATACCAAACGACCAAGTATTTTCGGAGGTGATAAGTAA
- a CDS encoding PFL family protein, translated as MDIKQVRETIDMIEEQHFDIRTITMGISLLDCIDPDIDRAAEKIYNKVVTKAANLVAVGDAIAAELGIPIVNKRISVTPIALIGAATNATDYLPLAKALDKAAHEIGVDFIGGFSALVQKGYQKGDEILINSIPKALAETQKVCSSVNIGSTKSGINMTAVADMGRIIKETAQLSDLGAAKLVVFANAVEDNPFMAGAFHGVGEADVVINVGVSGPGVVKRALEKVRGESFDVLAETVKKTAFKITRIGQLVGQMASERLGVKFGIVDLSLAPTPAVGDSVARVLEEMGLEMVGTHGTTAALALLNDAVKKGGVMACNQVGGLSGAFIPVSEDEGMIAAVQNGSLNLEKLEAMTAICSVGLDMIAIPEDTPYQTIAAMIADEAAIGVINQKTTAVRIIPKGKVGEMIEFGGLLGAAPVMSVNENSSADFIARGGQIPAPIHSFKN; from the coding sequence ATGGATATCAAACAAGTTCGAGAAACTATCGACATGATTGAAGAGCAGCATTTTGATATTAGGACAATTACAATGGGGATTTCACTCCTTGATTGTATTGATCCTGATATTGACCGTGCAGCTGAAAAAATTTACAATAAAGTAGTGACTAAGGCAGCTAATTTAGTTGCTGTCGGGGATGCAATTGCTGCGGAATTAGGTATTCCAATTGTCAACAAACGCATTTCTGTTACACCTATTGCCTTAATTGGAGCAGCAACTAATGCGACGGACTATTTGCCGCTTGCCAAGGCTTTAGATAAAGCCGCGCATGAAATTGGTGTTGACTTTATCGGTGGTTTCTCAGCTCTAGTTCAAAAGGGCTACCAAAAGGGTGATGAGATTTTAATTAATTCTATTCCTAAAGCACTCGCTGAGACCCAAAAAGTCTGTTCCTCAGTAAACATTGGTTCCACTAAATCTGGAATTAATATGACAGCGGTAGCTGATATGGGCCGTATCATTAAAGAAACTGCTCAACTTTCTGACTTAGGTGCAGCCAAACTGGTCGTCTTTGCTAATGCTGTTGAGGATAATCCTTTTATGGCGGGTGCTTTTCATGGTGTTGGTGAAGCAGATGTCGTGATTAATGTCGGTGTTTCGGGTCCTGGTGTGGTCAAGCGTGCCTTGGAAAAAGTGCGTGGTGAAAGCTTCGATGTGTTGGCAGAAACAGTTAAGAAGACAGCTTTCAAAATTACTCGGATTGGTCAATTGGTTGGTCAAATGGCCAGTGAGCGTCTAGGCGTTAAGTTTGGGATTGTTGATTTGTCTCTTGCTCCAACACCAGCTGTTGGTGACTCTGTGGCGCGCGTGCTCGAAGAGATGGGTCTTGAAATGGTTGGGACTCATGGGACGACTGCTGCGCTTGCCTTACTAAATGATGCCGTAAAAAAAGGTGGTGTAATGGCCTGCAACCAGGTCGGAGGTCTGTCAGGTGCCTTCATACCAGTCTCTGAGGATGAGGGGATGATTGCAGCTGTACAGAATGGATCTCTGAACCTGGAGAAATTAGAAGCCATGACGGCGATTTGTTCAGTAGGTTTAGATATGATTGCTATTCCTGAGGATACACCTTATCAAACGATTGCTGCCATGATTGCTGACGAAGCAGCCATTGGTGTTATTAATCAAAAAACAACAGCTGTTCGGATTATTCCTAAGGGTAAAGTTGGAGAAATGATTGAGTTTGGAGGTCTATTAGGAGCAGCTCCTGTAATGTCCGTTAACGAGAACTCATCAGCAGACTTTATTGCCCGTGGCGGACAAATCCCGGCACCAATCCATAGTTTTAAAAATTAA
- a CDS encoding ACT domain-containing protein encodes MKAIITVVGKDSKGIVAGVSGKIAELGLNIDDISQTVLDDYFTMMALVSSPDKQDFTVLRQVFKDYGDSLQVKINIQSTAIFDAMHNL; translated from the coding sequence ATGAAAGCTATAATCACAGTTGTTGGTAAAGACAGTAAAGGAATTGTTGCAGGTGTTTCTGGTAAGATTGCTGAACTTGGTTTAAATATTGATGATATTTCGCAAACTGTCCTAGATGACTATTTTACAATGATGGCCTTGGTTTCAAGTCCAGATAAGCAAGACTTCACGGTCTTACGTCAAGTTTTTAAAGATTATGGTGATAGTTTACAAGTGAAGATTAACATCCAAAGTACAGCTATTTTTGACGCTATGCATAATTTATAA
- a CDS encoding histidine phosphatase family protein gives MTKTRLYIARHGKTMFNTIGRAQGWSDTPLTKKGEEGIRELGLGLKDAAIPFQAAFSSDSGRTMQTMEIVLRESENEFLPYTKDKRIREWCFGSLDGAYDSELFLGVLPRTKAFEGKENMSEVPYSELAQSIVEVDTANWAEPWEVLSKRIYEGFEAIALAIQNGGGGNAIVVSHGMTIGTFMWLIDPNRQKQYIDNGSITVVDFEDGKFTINTVGDMSYRLRGRQMIEELNEK, from the coding sequence ATGACAAAAACAAGATTATATATTGCTCGCCACGGGAAAACAATGTTTAATACAATTGGTCGTGCCCAAGGTTGGAGCGACACACCATTAACAAAAAAAGGTGAAGAAGGTATTAGAGAACTAGGATTGGGCTTAAAAGATGCGGCTATTCCTTTTCAAGCGGCTTTTTCAAGTGACTCTGGCAGAACTATGCAGACGATGGAGATTGTTTTACGTGAGTCAGAAAATGAGTTTCTACCTTATACTAAAGACAAACGTATCCGTGAGTGGTGCTTTGGTAGTTTAGATGGTGCCTATGACTCAGAATTGTTCCTTGGTGTTCTACCACGGACAAAAGCCTTTGAAGGCAAGGAAAATATGTCAGAAGTTCCTTATTCAGAATTAGCTCAAAGTATTGTCGAAGTGGATACAGCAAATTGGGCTGAACCATGGGAAGTATTGAGTAAACGGATTTATGAAGGTTTTGAAGCAATTGCTTTAGCCATTCAAAATGGTGGTGGTGGGAATGCCATTGTTGTTAGTCACGGAATGACCATTGGGACCTTCATGTGGTTGATTGATCCAAACCGACAAAAACAATACATTGATAATGGTAGTATCACAGTAGTCGATTTTGAGGACGGCAAATTTACCATTAATACAGTCGGAGATATGTCCTACCGTCTGCGTGGTCGTCAAATGATAGAAGAATTAAATGAAAAATAA
- a CDS encoding glycoside hydrolase family 73 protein, which translates to MRSRLKLNSFLILLFFFIFAMIMPLIMNAKIPNSSQLIKVPYSEKVFIDDVAKEVKPYAKAYGVRPSIIIGQILIDSQGGQSILSAKYHNLFSMLAKPGDNYVILETTKPVLNNPTTTKLKFATYPSWKESIADYFASLSQGQVWDQQLYRELATFEGYKLPAQSLEKYIYSYDNNYAAKLIKVIEEKDLTKYD; encoded by the coding sequence ATGAGATCACGTTTAAAATTAAATTCATTTTTAATCTTGCTCTTTTTCTTTATCTTTGCCATGATCATGCCTTTAATCATGAATGCTAAGATACCTAATTCCAGTCAATTAATCAAGGTGCCTTATTCAGAGAAGGTTTTTATTGATGATGTTGCTAAGGAAGTTAAACCCTATGCCAAAGCCTATGGAGTTCGTCCTTCAATTATCATTGGTCAAATTTTAATTGATAGCCAAGGTGGCCAAAGTATCTTATCAGCAAAATATCATAATCTCTTTTCAATGTTGGCAAAACCTGGTGATAATTACGTTATTTTAGAGACGACAAAACCTGTGTTAAATAATCCGACAACCACAAAATTAAAATTTGCAACTTATCCAAGTTGGAAAGAATCTATTGCGGATTACTTTGCGAGTTTAAGTCAGGGACAGGTTTGGGACCAGCAACTATATCGTGAATTAGCTACTTTTGAAGGTTATAAATTGCCTGCTCAGTCTTTGGAAAAATACATCTATTCTTATGATAACAATTATGCTGCAAAACTGATTAAAGTTATTGAAGAAAAAGATTTAACAAAATATGATTAA